The proteins below come from a single Bombyx mori chromosome 7, ASM3026992v2 genomic window:
- the LOC101745734 gene encoding mitochondrial glutamate carrier 1: MSANMKPVNPPPQQFSLVPKIINGGIAGIVGVSVVFPLDLVKTRLQNQTVGPSGEKQYKSMLDCFKKTYAAEGYFGMYRGSAVNIILITPEKAIKLAANDMFRHYLTLSDGSLPVFRQMVAGGLAGACQIVITTPMELLKIQMQDAGRIAAQAKAEGRTIQRTTALELTKKLLRERGIFGLYKGVTATAARDVSFSVVYFPLFATLNDLGPKEGPGGHTPFWWSFISGCAAGSTAALAVNPMDVVKTRMQTLTKGSGERQYTSIMDCVTKTLKYEGPTAFFKGGACRMIVIAPLFGIAQAVYYVGIAEYLLGLK, encoded by the exons ATGAGTGCAAACATGAAACCAGTGAATCCACCTCCTCAGCAATTTtc ATTAGTACCGAAGATCATCAATGGCGGTATCGCGGGTATTGTCGGGGTGTCGGTCGTGTTTCCGCTCGATCTGGTCAAGACACGCTTACAGAATCAAACAGTGGGACCCAGCGGAGAGAAGCAATATAAGAGCAT GTTGGATTGCTTCAAGAAGACATACGCAGCGGAGGGCTACTTCGGAATGTATCGCGGCTCAGCCGTGAACATTATATTGATAACGCCCGAGAAAGCGATCAAACTCGCCGCAAACGACATGTTCCGACACTACCTCACTTTATCTGACGG gtCATTGCCAGTATTCCGTCAGATGGTTGCCGGTGGCTTGGCGGGAGCTTGCCAAATCGTGATAACCACGCCAATGGAACTCCTCAAAATTCAGATGCAGGACGCTGGAAGGATTGCCGCTCAAGCCAAAGcag AGGGCCGCACGATACAGCGCACCACGGCTCTAGAGCTGACGAAGAAGTTGCTACGTGAGCGCGGTATATTCGGCCTGTACAAGGGAGTGACGGCGACGGCCGCCCGGGACGTGTCCTTCAGCGTCGTGTACTTTCCGTTGTTCGCGACCCTCAACGACCTCGGACCTAAGGAGGGGCCCGGCGGTCATACACCGTTCTG GTGGTCGTTCATATCAGGTTGTGCTGCTGGCTCCACAGCAGCGTTAGCTGTAAACCCCATGGACGTGGTGAAGACTCGCATGCAGACCCTCACCAAGGGAAGCGGAGAGAGGCAATACACCTCCATCATGGATTGTGTTAC gaaAACTTTGAAATATGAAGGTCCGACTGCCTTTTTCAAAGGCGGCGCTTGCCGTATGATTGTGATCGCCCCGCTGTTCGGTATAGCTCAGGCTGTGTATTACGTTGGGATCGCCGAATATCTGCTCGGTCTCAAGTAA